Genomic window (Bombus vancouverensis nearcticus chromosome 2, iyBomVanc1_principal, whole genome shotgun sequence):
ACTTTAAAATTCTCGTATAATACGTGCGATCGTTTTATTACGTCATGGCAAAATATTACCATAATGCGAGAAATTATATGTTTATAGAAACAGTTAAATGTACAAATACGGTAAGTTGCGGTGGCTGTATCTCAAGAATACTTTCACTGTCAAGTACACGACACATTCTGTTATTAACGTAATTGCAAGATGAAACGACGACTTTTGCAATTAATGCTAGTTAACTATATAGTGGGTTAAAATCCGTTtgcttaaaaattaaaaattatgaacTGTACTTCCGATACACGGATGCACTAATGTCTGTCTATCGAGGCGCGACCTGATGAAAATTAACTGTATAGTGGTAACGATACGTGGAATGTATTGGATTACGCCAATACCTACTCACGAAAAGGACTGGTTTAACTTTGTTTTCTCCTTGGACTTTGTTCAAATGACAGATAGCGACTGACTTTTGCCAAGATTCAGGCACAAGCGAACACGCGATTATGAAATGTTCGCGGAAAAGGAGAATCGAGGAAGTTCGGGAAAGAAACCGACCGAATGAAAAATGGAAAAGTGGAGAAGACGATAAAAAAGAATAACAGTCGTAAAACTCGTTAAAAATATTCCATCTATCGTAGAATATATGAATATGTAGGTATATGTGCTGGTATTTTATTATAACAATATGTGCTTAATTCATAGAATGGACAGATTTCAGCAAAATGTATTGTTAAGCTTTTTTTTACAAATGTACCGTTAATTTAGacaaatattacatttataaatttaattcccTACGTACACGATCGATGTACGTGCGCATATGTCTACGTACCTATGTGTTTCAGCTGTTTCgagtttgatataaaatataaatttaaatattattcgtAGAATCGTTACTTTCAGTGGATCTTCcatatttttccttctttttttttactgttAAACCAAGTAGAATGAGCGAATGAGTAATAAAGAAACTAATCTTCTTCGGAGACGCTATGTACTGGACGTACTGAACTTTCACGACAGTTTGTTtcagatttaaaagaaaaaaatgagcGAATTAAGCGAGATACAATCCTTTTACAAAGGAAAAGTCATTTTTGTAACCGGAGGGACCGGTTTGATGGGAAAAGTCCTAATTGAGAAGCTACTTTATAGTTGTAGCGATTTAAATAAGATTTATATTTTGATACGACCAAAAAGAGGTCGTACTCCCGAGATGCGTGTCGACGAAATGTTTAAATTACTCGTAAGTATGAACCCTCCTTTGTACTTTATACTTTaaaactctttttcttttttttaaactcttgctattaattattttcgattaatcgGAGCTGTATCTAGTATAGTGTACTTGTGTTATCATATAGAAGGTGATTACGAATCATGAGTATCGTCTACAGTGTATCGTATGTGCCCAATTTCTTATTTATCGATTGTATGTATACCAATTACGAAGCAACATATTGAAACTGAATGAAGAGCAACTAACTTTCGAGTAAAAATATCGAACCGACAAGTGATTACTATGCGCGatttaatgaaatttgaaataattttgaacaGATGTTTCAAAGAATACAAAAGCAAAAGCCTGAAGCGATGAAGAAAGTTATACCTTTAAGCGGGGATGTGGGTATGAAGAATTTAGGATTAACTAACGAGCAACTCGAAATATTGATAAACGAAACTGACGTAGTATTCCATTTTGCCGCAACCCTTAAATTAGAATCTAAGTTGAAGGACGCTATTGACATGAATAcggtaaatttattaattaaatcacGTAACAAACATTTTGTAGTTTCAAACGTATACATTCAATTATACGTTTCCATTGTGATATTTGCGttattcttttataaattttctttctttgatcTTGTTAATACTATCGTTTAAGGTCGGAACGAAAAGGGTTATAGAATTAGGTAGAAAGATGAAAAAGCTGAAGGCATTTGTGCATCTGAGCACAGCCTTCTGTTACGCCGACAAAGAGGAACTCGACGAAAAAGTGTACGAATCATCCGCTGATCCTCACGACGTTATGAGGCTGGTTCAATGGCTAGATGAAAGTGCCATCGATCTTATTACACCCAAGTAATTAATGTCTTTATGGGATTTTATCGTAGAGAAATGATATTACATTCGTATCTCTTAAAAGCTTATAAAATTACGATCTcgataatttttctaaaatattatattatacattatggGAAGAATGATAAATTGTTTAAACTTAGCGTATCAAGTTAATTTATTTGGCTATTTAAATACTAATAATTCGTATCGATTTCGTCGAATACAGGGTGTTGGGTCTTCATCCGAATACTTATACGTATTCAAAGAGATTGGCCGAAAAGCTGGTAGCAGACGAATACCCGGATTTACCTTGTTGCATTGCCAGACCATCGATaggtaaaaataattttgcCGACAGATAATACTTTTTCAAAAACAACTtgcagaaaaaataaaaagctaTAGAGATATACATGTACTACGGTAAAGGACGCTCTTCTTTTCATCGTTTTTGTAAAAAGTCGAAAGGAAGGGAAATGTTCGATacgattataatatatatttttattttcagccGATCGCTTACTTAAACGTTTCGTTGTTAACGCGCGATAGTGTTTTAATTCGtgatatacgtatttatatagaCTATCGTTAAACGAATTGATAGAATACGGATTTCGTGTGAAAGCAAATATTACATTGTCGTATGTACAGTAACTCCAGCTTTGGCAGAACCGTTACCAGGTTGGGTGGATAACCTAAACGGACCTGTGGGCCTTATGGTGGGTGCAGGCAAAGGTGTGATAAGGTCGATGCTCTGTAATGGAAGCTATCACGCCGAAGTAATACCCGTCGACCTTGCTATCAATGCGTTAATCGCAACCGCACATAGAACGGCTACGACGACCAAGTAAGCTATTCCATCAGCCTTTCCGTTATCTGTTTGTAGGTGAAATAGTAATTAGAACCATCCAGTCTCTGCCCTTTGGTTTACATATTTCTCACTTTTTCTTTGTTAGAGATACAAGTATACCGGTATACAATATGACGCAAAGTGGCATATTACCCATTACGTGGGGAGAAGTATTGGGTAAAGGCAAAAAGATCGCGTATGAATATCCCTTCGAAGGACAAATTTGGTATCCAACCGGTGACATACATAGCAGCAAATTCGTACATAATCTGATCGTCTTCTTGTTTCACATTATACCGGCttatttcatcgattttcttATGTTGATATTTCGGCAAAAGAGATTGTAAGCCAAGTTTTTCGAATTAATTACTTCTTTTCTATCTTGTCACTTTCGGATTCTATATAGGATGTTCCTTTTTAGTATGGTTCGTATCCAAAGACGTATTTCCGTCGGACTCGAAGTTTTACAATACTTCACTATGAGGGAATGGACCTTCCATAACTCAAACTTGCTAATAATGCGGCAAGAAATGAGTGCGAAAGACAAGGAGATTTTCCCAATAGATTTCTCGTCTATCGATCATGCCGAGTATATAAAAACTTGCGTTCTAGGTGCACGACAATATTGCATGAAAGAGAATTTGTCCACATTGCCGAGCGCTAGAAGACACCAAGCGATGTATGTATTCACGTTGTCACTTTTAAAATGCTATTACGTTCCATCTTTTTGGAGAATATCGTAACATAAGCACacgaaaatgttttttaaacgatttcgaTTCTTATTATCGCGATATAATTCGCGTATTGTATTTTCAGATTATACGTCATTCACATAATTGCTGTCTATCTATTTTACTTCggaacgttatatcttatttacAAGAACTTCGAAATAGCAAGATCTGGTTTGGATTCTGTCACGGAGCACGTGAAATCTTTGTCAATTTTGGGTGGAGTTATGCGAAAGGTCCACCAGTAATGGCATAACGTATATTATGTATTTGTATACAAACGATTTAGCGTATTCTTTTGTTTTAAAAGagctttgttttatatttttgcttGAAACCAGCTTGTATTCTATAACAAAACGCAACAAGCTCCGTCAAGAACTTTTTCTTAAGCTACTTTACTATGTCATAACGAACCACACACGACTTTTCATCGAATCAGACTATATGAAGCTACATATGTGTATGCTTGTTCTTCTTTTACGTCCGAGATAAATAATAGTAAGTTAATAAACGAAATTTGCCATTTACTAGTACCAAATCTCATAATAGATCGGCACCGAGTAATTTCAAATCCGATTTGAAATTCTGTTATTGAACTACCCAGAAATCTAGGTTCTTTAGTTTTGGGCATTTCTAGAACAAGATTCCCTCGTTCTATTTCTTtctcattaaaaataatataattttcttcgcATGCCGTtttctcgtcgtcgtcgtcgttttaTGCAAATAGTAAGTATCTTTCGACGAAAACGCAACGTTATTCTTTCGCTAAATGACTTTTAACATTTCGCATCTAAGGAAAGCCAACGTGTTAATTGATTTAGCAACAGATATTCCGTAAACATGCGTTAACTACCGTGGGTAAGCATCGCGTTCCATATACTTTTGGGCAAAATACGCGACATCTATTTAAAGAgaaaatgtttatattatatGCTATATCCTATCCTATATTATATATCGTTTTCATATGCACGAATAACGGCCATTTCATACGCCTGTCGATATGCAACGCTTTCAGAAGTAACATAATTCTGCGTCTGCCACAATCGCATCGTTTCATACGGTTTCACAGCGTCTGGTACGTACGTGGTAAAACATAATATACGATATTAGTCGAGTACGtacgaaaataaaatgtatgtaTGATCTTCGATGGTATCTATAGACATCTGTATCAAACAaggacgaaagagagagagacacgaGATGTCGATAAACgcgtagagaaagagagagattggGTCGATGAAGAGTCGATGCTCCGGTTGATACGTATGTCAGGTATTTCGGCAATTTGCTATGTTCACGAGGATATGCTGGCGAAACTAGGGGAAAGAACGCGGCAAGCGAATAGCGAGTAACGAGAATGGAAGGGCGCAGGGTGAGCGAAGCGGCGCGTCGCCCACGCCGCGATGAATAGCTGCGTCGATGACGCGTAACACGGTCaatctgtgtgtgtgtgtgtgtgtttgcgTGTTTGTAGTAGGCAGAGTAGTAGCAAGTGGCGCGTGCGCTGGTTCTCCAGGATAGCAGAACGGGTAGGTCCGGTAGGACGGACAGGACTCGGGGGTTGTACGAGGCGCGAACATCAGCTAGTCCGAATTTGTCTGTCGTTCG
Coding sequences:
- the LOC117160094 gene encoding putative fatty acyl-CoA reductase CG5065, whose product is MSELSEIQSFYKGKVIFVTGGTGLMGKVLIEKLLYSCSDLNKIYILIRPKRGRTPEMRVDEMFKLLMFQRIQKQKPEAMKKVIPLSGDVGMKNLGLTNEQLEILINETDVVFHFAATLKLESKLKDAIDMNTVGTKRVIELGRKMKKLKAFVHLSTAFCYADKEELDEKVYESSADPHDVMRLVQWLDESAIDLITPKVLGLHPNTYTYSKRLAEKLVADEYPDLPCCIARPSIVTPALAEPLPGWVDNLNGPVGLMVGAGKGVIRSMLCNGSYHAEVIPVDLAINALIATAHRTATTTKDTSIPVYNMTQSGILPITWGEVLGKGKKIAYEYPFEGQIWYPTGDIHSSKFVHNLIVFLFHIIPAYFIDFLMLIFRQKRFMVRIQRRISVGLEVLQYFTMREWTFHNSNLLIMRQEMSAKDKEIFPIDFSSIDHAEYIKTCVLGARQYCMKENLSTLPSARRHQAILYVIHIIAVYLFYFGTLYLIYKNFEIARSGLDSVTEHVKSLSILGGVMRKVHQ